The DNA window TGCACTTTACGTGACCTTTTAGCACATGCAGTGGATCTCAGtaccacacaccccccccccctttgacaTTTTAGCAGAGCATAGTTTGCAGTCTGCTCTACTTTTGTCATCATCGCTTATCCTAAAATATCTCCAAACAGCTGACATTGCACCTCCTCCGCCCACCTGCTCAACTGAGAGGTTAACATCAAGTTGCCGTAAATTGGTATCGGGTGCGGTTGTATCAGAATAgttttatgattatgattacGAGTACATGAGCAGAGTTTCGAACCGATACCCGACTGATTATAGATAATTGAAGGTGTATGATTATTTATTAGGTATCAAGTTTATACATTAACATCTTTGTAGTAAGCATTACATTTGTCATGATATGGTAGTGATATGATAACATTAATAATTCAGGTTTAGTCGTATACCTGGTATTTACTGGTAATGTCAGAAACAGTTTCATAGGGATGTTTACAATAAGGTGGTGAATGATTAAGTGTAGGATGAATGGGTCGGGGAGGAGGACAATGGGACAGACAGGCTAATGACTGGGGTGTGTAGACCGGCTTGTGGCGTTCTGACTGAGCGGTGGAATCACTGGAGAATGAGCTGAGGTGGCGTGGGTGGACATGGCTCAGCAGAGGGGAAGGCAGTGGAGTCCTGGGGCACAGGGGTTTAACTTAAGTAAAAGAGCACAGTTGGATTAACTGCACACCCTGAGAGTATCATAAGTAAGAGTACTCACATTTTGCAGTACACTTCTATATCACTCTGAGCTGTTAAATTAAAAGCGTGGGCCTAATTTAGTCCATCTATCCAATATCTAACTCGTTATCCTTTGAGAGTCGCGGAGGAACTGGAGCCAAATCCAGCTGAAGAGTATTCAAACCAACAACCCTCTTGGCCACATTGCCAGCCACCGTGCTTCCCTTAATTACGTGGCCATATTACCTCAAATTGCACCAGTggtattattatattaactaCTTCACCATTATTGAAACATACTTATGAAGAAAATCATTTGTCACCTCCCTCTTCATCTTGGAGCCATAAGTCGTTTAGGAGAATTCAATCTGTTTCGAATAGAACAATCAGGCTCaacctgcaacacaaacagcctTCGTCATTGGCAGCGGCCTTTTAATAGCAACAGTGATCTGCCTGAATGTAAATGAGGTTTCACTGCATTAACTGAAACAAAGTGCGACTCTCGAGCCAATGACAGTCACTCTAATGGACTCGGATCACACGCAGAAAGATATTCGACAACATTAAATCAGTGAGAGGTCATTGCCCTGATTGACTTTTACACACAGCTCTGCACAGTGGAAGTGTGTGCTGCGTCATCGGCAGTACTGCGGGACCCACAGACAACAGTGGTTTCCCCCTGCAGTGCCGACAGATCAGCGATGGGactggaaacggagagagagggagggagggagaggaagaggaagagaggtgagagctgctgcagaacaaCATTTAGCCCGGCCGAGGAGTTAAACGGCTCACAGCGGCACATCTGCTCCATCTACACATTACTACTGCTGGGATAGACATGGTAAGTTCACTTCTGTGCTTGAATAGTGCGACTGCAGCTCTCTGTGCTGCCTGAGACCTGCAGGAGTGATCACTGGACTAAccttgagaaaaaaataatgcaGCAGGGGATGGCTTTTTATTGTGTGCAACGTGCATGTGAAGTAGCTGCTTTAGTAACTCTGCTTCACTGGGGCCTGTCGTCATATTCACATGTTTATGCTGCAGCACAGTGCTGGTTTATAGGAGGCAATTATTCATGGTTGACACTGATAAAGCAGAAAACAAGCAGTGCATACACAAGAAGACAAAACGCTTGACTCTTTTGTTTAGAATCTGTGTTATCCTCTTTTGACATCATTACTGATGCTCATGAGCCACACTCTGTAGGGCTGCGTGCGTTCGCTTCACATTCACCCACAACCCAGGCTGAGATAATGAGCACTTGACCAGAATAAGCAGCACTAACTTCCAGGAGGAGCTGTGTTTTTCAGCCAGGTGATCCATCATCGTTCACCGCCAGAGAGGAGTGTTAATATgctgaatgaaaataaaagagtttggtctaataaacagaaaacacaacagacactaGATTAATAACTGCTGCCAAGGAGGCTatgttggttgttttgtttatttgtgagcAAGATTGTGCAAAAACTAGAGAACTAATTCcattgaaacttggtgaaaggatgtgtTATGCGTCAGGGAAGCATCCattaaatttggtgcagcttcattgaatttaaggggactgttgggccttggtggaaggTACGCACTCTTGTTTTTTCAGTAACCATTTTTAATTTACTGTCAAATCAAGTCTGCTGTATATTCCAAATGTTCTGTATTCTTCATGTTCCTCCTCCACTTGGCACTGAGGATAAAAAGAGCCAAACAAGCTTAAAGTCTTGAATAATCCTGGTAGGAATATCCTTTCCTTTCATATTGTGACCTGGAGTGATGAGTGTAGCAGACTGCTAAGCTATTTTAAAGCACGACTCTCAAACACAGTaactttgttttcttgttttgagAAATTTGAAGTGATCAGTTGTGTGCGTCTTGGCAACCAGCTGCAAACCACCAAGAACCACTGCAGTTCTCTGGGATGATGTTTGGAGGTTTCCACATTACTGAACTATTATCTAGCCTAACTCTAATAGGTCTTTATTGTATCACTGTAATGTTACTATGCTATAATGTTATAatgatgttctggtttctgTGCTCTGTCCATTCCTGCAGTTCCCAAAGTGGTCCCAGCCTCTGGCCTGTGGGACAATGTTCTTTGTGGTTTTCATCCTGACCTTTGCCCTCTCAGTGACTTCACTACCCGCTGACGTAGAGAAGGGGAGGAGAAAAGTGGTGCATGTTCTCGGTAAGGACATTTTACTCTTTCATGGTTTCTATTGACAAAGGGGCCAGCATCACTGAGATGTGCCCATATTTATGTAAGACACATAAACTCTATGCATTGTTGACAATTGTCCTATAAGCAGTTGTTGAGTAGAGTTGCTCCTGTTTAAGCAGATTTTCTAAAATACTTTAATTCCTCCGCCTATCTGCCAAGTATATCCAAACAAAACTCCTCACAAGTCAAATTATTTTTACtaaacatacagtatgtacatTCTTTACTTTACTTAAGCAGCAATACGTCAAAGTAAAACCATTTATTACTATTACAAACATTTTGGGGCTTTTTTGGCCTTTATTttggagaggacagagaccTTTATACTGACGTAAGCATGCTAACATGCAAGCTCGGACCTGTCACTTCTTGTAAAACCAATTTGCACCTTAAGAGGCAAAAGTGAGTGACAGTAGTGTTCGGTCTGCCCTCAGTTCAACATGAGAGGATGATGAAGcagtaactgtgtgtgttttacacgTGTGGTGCAGGCGTCCTCTCCTTGTTATATACAACCGCCCATTTGTTTGGACTTGAATCCGGCAGGCGGGCAAATACACATCGCAGTTTTAAACATGAGCAGGTTCAGAGCAGCAACATCTTCCCGCTGCAGTCGAGTTTGGAGCCAGCCGTCAAATATttatctctttttctctgtgttacTTTGGGTGGTAACTTTGTTTAGCTGAGCTGACAACATACAGTGGGATTTACCGAACTCCTCTGATAAGCAACTGCTTTTTTCAGCCTTTAGTTTTACCAGGAGAGTACAATGACCTACATCCCTTCACCCAGGCACCCTGACTAGCAGTAAGACTCACTAGTGCACTGAAAAGGGACAGAAAACCCTCCCTATCTGCAAACACCCCCGGGTATTAAGGTATTAACAGGCGTCCCACCACCGTGGTTGTCTGTAAATGAAACAGTGACATCATGTTGCAGCACAGCTCTCAGTTTTGGGAAATAATGTGCTCACAGTTTTGATCAAACACTGCTCGATGCATCCGTGGCTGCTGGTGATAAACAACTTCGTGCAGAGCGCTGAGCAGTGACAGGACTAATTGCCGGCTGGCAGGAATAATTGTAGGTGCCTTTATCTGGTCACAACATATCAGAAAACCTTGTGCAGCCcctcattaaatgtttttaaaagttgacaCGACACTTGGTCATGTGCAAACTCTTTGGTTGCTTCGGCGTGCACACacaacacccacacagacaaacagcaaatcGCAAAAAGGGTACACAAAGTCTTGTTATTGCTAATTTGCACACTGAGATCATATAAGAATTTTGGAGTTGGTAGTTTTTTGGCAGATCTACACAGAGGAGAGCCTGAACTGCAGAATAGTACAATCCCCAATCTATACCACTAATGCTTTAAGGGTCATGGCAGCGCTTTGGCCAATCCAAGATGATGTTGGATGAGAGGCGGAAGCATTAAGGATGTGAGCCTGGGGGTCTTTTTTCCGGGAGGATTGCCCTGACTGGGATTTGAACCACCCAAAATGGAACCTTGGATGAAAAAAACTCCTCCAATATTGATGTGCTGAACCAATGAGGCCTGGATGTGACAGCTCAGGCTTTTGTTAACTGATGCAGATTTAATTTTGCAAGCGTCGGGCTGTGACATCCCTCACAAAGAGAATCAAAGATGGAATTTGACGATTAGAATATGAATTTCAATTATTGGCAAAGTTGAGGGGGATTGGAAGCAGCATTGAAAGGACTGAAAATATAGATCTTTGGCAATGAAACGAATGTatcaatataaaacataaaaatacgTTGATTAAAACCCACTtgcaaaataaataagcaaatgaaaaattcaaaagtaTAGGAAACAGGAAGGGAAGATTGAGCAAATGGATAATCTTAATTTTTCAGCCTTTGTTTCCGTTGTCTTCCCTCCCACAGAGGACGACACCGGAGCGGTCATTGTGCAGACAGCTCCGGGTAAAGTGGTGACACATCGCGGTGGCTCCATCACTCTGCCCTGCAGATTCCATCACGAGCCGGAGAACAGCGACCCGGATCGCATCCGGATTAAATGGACCAAAGTGACAGACGCTCTGCAGTTTGAGGACGTCTTTGTGGCACTCGGGAGGTGAATTCTGCATCTGTTCTAGATCAGTCTAACCAACGATACTGGATGTTGATTAAACTGAATGGTTTCCCTTTGCTTCTATGTGAGGGGTTGATCACAAATCATAttcttttgatgttttttttatcaatcaatTTATCAATTTACTGGTCATTGCCCTGGCAAGAATTTCTAAAGAAACGTGCCCTTGTGTGACATGTCTCCAGGCAGCAGCGTGTGTTTGGGGTGTACCAAGGCCGTGTGTTTCTGGAGCAGGCGGGACCAGGCGACGCCTCAGTCATCATCCAAAACGTCACCCTGGATGACTATGGACGCTACGAGTGTGAAGTCACCAACGACATGGAAGATGACACAGGATTTGTCAACCTAGACCTAGAGGGTCAGGGATATGGGGCTTCAACAATTAACAATTTCTTTCAATTCTTTTAACAATGTCACAGCCTGAATACTCAACACTAAACTTGCCTCTGTCAACTGTAGGAGTGGTGTTTCCCTACTACCCCCGTGAGGGGCGCTATAGGCTCAACTACCTCCAGGCTGAGGATGCCTGCAAACAGCAAGACGCCATCCTGGCCTCCCACTCTCAACTTCACAAGGTAAAGTCAAACATCCCTGAAGCTCAGACAGTAGCAGTGAGTCTGATATCaagaatatgaatatgatcagaTCAGAAATTATACCACAGGTCAATACCTCCTATTTTAGAAATCCCTACACACTGAAGAACAGAGTAATGGAGTTATGTCAGAAGAGATAAACCACATTCTTTCTCCACTAATATCTTTAATCCTCCAGTACGTCCCACTCACCTACATTATCTCCCTCTACAGGCCTGGCTCGAGGGACTGGACTGGTGTAATGCTGGATGGCTGGAGGATGGCTCAGTCCAGTACCCTATCTCTCATCCCAGAGACGAGTGCGGCCGCAAGGACACCCCCGCTGGTGTTCGTAACTATGGCTACAGGCATAAGGAGGATGAGCGCTACGATGCTTTCTGTTTCACTTCCAAGCTGAATGGTGAGAACCAAAGAGATAGGGCCCTGTAGATTGGCGGCCAAAGGTGTGTGCACATGCGTCTGCGTATGTGATGATCAGAAAGACTTTGTACATGATCATACACCTCGAAACAAACATCCATTCCAATATCCCACATCTGTGACTGGAAGAGAACAAGACACTGGCAGAGGAGTATTGTAAGTAATCCTCTATAGAAAAGGGATGCATCATGAGCGTTAGGCCGTGGGGAAATGAGGCCTGTGTCTTTAATCTCTGCCTGTGATCTTGCAGGCCTAAGGCCATTGGATTTAGATCAAGCTGTGTTGATTCAGTGCTGCTCGTCGGGCCACAGTGTCCGCTGGGTAACATGCATCGCCTTTCATCTCCCGCTTCTTTGATTTACATCACATTCCCTCAGAGAGTCTGCGAGTGTCTCCGTCGCACATGCCAGCTCCAGGTTCATAAACTCAAAACAAACTTGAGAAAGTCACAGGCTGGATTAGCCTTTAGAGGCATGAAACGTATGAGCGGTGTTAGGGCTGATCGGGTCAAGTTTGGttattaaaggaatagtttatTGTTTTGGGAACAAGGTAATCTGCCGTCACTGTTCAGCTCAGAAGAGTAAAAGTAAAGCACAATTTTTGTCTTATGCATTTTatgatgagtgagtgagtgagtgaaaatGATTTGTGTGACTTGTTTCAGTCGGCTGCTCCAACACTCACAGCTCAGGTGTTGAGTGTTTGTcccatagactttatataaagatgaatgacgcgtctccacttcccaCCCATATCCAAATGTTGGAATctttataacatcaaataacgATTTAACACCACATTTGTTGGAAAGATGAGCACTTAAAAATTCATTATTTGAATAAAACTATCTAATAAATTTGGCTTTTTAGATTGCTCCATGTCCAATCTGCAAACCTGGAGAAATtagatttatgacctatactgcagcgaGTCACCACGGGGTGATTTAGATTACTCTTTAATTTTGAGTAGCTATCATGCCCTCCATGCTATGATTTATTAACAGTTTATGGTTTTCCCAGTTCCGCCTGTCTGCCGAGAATGGCCTGTACACTGTGTTTTGCAAGGTTAACTCTGCAGTGCATTAACATAATCAATAACATAATTGATAAAACAGTCAAATCTTCAGTTTTGCTATCACAATACTATCAGCCATTTAATCTGGTTTTTACTTGGTTGTTTTTGTACAGGTTCAACAAATCAAATATTACAAATTGCGTTAATTAGTGAGCTTTGTGTGCTAGTTACCAGAGCTAAGCTATTTtccttgttttcctttttttgtggtATTCTGGATTCTCGCTGTAGTATCAATCTTATCATCTAAATTCTGGCGAGTAAACAAATAAGTATACTTCCTAATTTGATAGACAACTTCAGAACATTTACCATATTAGTGAAACAGAGTGCGTCATTGCTCAACAGGGAATTATAAAAATTCagtatgaaaaaaaaacggGACTTCAAACAGGCACGCACCACTTTGAAGTGTGAAAGAGAATTAAAAACTTCTCATGCATTTGAAAAACTAAACAGATAAAAGACAATGCGATTCATTTGaatcacaaatacatttttggacAGCCTTCGAGAAGAAAATAGTATATGACAGAAACCTTAAATGACTGCTCATAGCTTCCCCTGAGTGTTAATTACTGTGGACAGTCTGTTGTGGGCAGCTTCAGCAGTGGTTGCGACCGATACTGTGGCTCATCCCCTGGGGAAATATCAGACAATATTTTGCCTCTCTAATAACCGCCAGTCACATAAACAAGCGCAAAATCAATAGCTGAGCCAAGATCAAAGCTGAGGTTGCGGACATGATTTTTATGATGGCAGATGTTTGGAGATTTTTTAGTTTATGTTTTATATCCTCCTTCTTTCTTAGGAGAGACAACCTTGTTATCCAGCTCGGTTCAAACTATTCAACCAATCAGCCCACTGACGTTCTTTCTTACTGCCAGGCAAAAAGTCTCCCCAGAGGTGAGATGAAAGCAAAAATGGAAGCGTTTTAGGGTAATGTGGAGTTAGAGTGCTGTCCGCGGACTGAGTATTGGCTTTCGATTTTGCGCTGCTGCCCAGACAGTTGTTTGAATGAGTTGATATTCTGAACACAATCAGGCGGAGAGGCCAGGAAAACTGAGAATATCTGCCCTCCAGGCTCAGCTCGTCTCTGTGGcttcactccctcactcacttccctctctttctctccttttgcCCTTCTGAACAATACACTTGCTTTGTTTCCTTTCACGCTTCCACTATTTCTTACAACAAACATCCCCTCCTCACCCTTTATATCTCTCCCCAGGCAAAGTGTACTTCCTCAAACGCTTTAAGAAGGTGAACTATGCAGAGGCGATGAAGGCTTGCATTCGAGATGGTTCTGTGGCGGCCAAAGTGGGTCAACTGTACGCAGCGTGGAAGTTCCAGCTCCTGGACCGCTGTGAAGCCGGTTGGCTGGAGGATGGCAGCATTCGTTACCCCATAGTCAACCCCCGCTCTCGCTGTGGAGAATCCCAGCCAGGTGTCCGGCACCTGGGCTTCCCTGATAAAAAATTCCGCCTCTACGGGGTCTACTGTTTCCTCAAGAACAAGGACGATAAAGCAGGAGGTTCTGAAATGACAAAAAGCCGCACAGATAGTTTGAcaaggaggaagagcagcaacAGCATCCCCATGAATGCCACAAGCGTGATTTAAAGCttgagagcaggaggagggataCAATTTGGGATTTTACTGCAACTGTCGACTTGGGTGATTTTCCTTTCATCCACAGCCAGTCAATCATCTTAGGAAGTAAGTATGTTAGCACATCTGTCGTCAGAAAACTGTTAGATTAAACAGCAGCTTGATCATCACTCAGACTCCTCGCATCAGAGAGTCTGCCATGAATACgcttgtttacatgtgtgtgtgtgtggaacataTTTTTGGCCCCCGCTGTGGCTCCTGAGTACTGAGCCCCAGTCTGAGCCAGAATCCCAGTGCCAGGGTGAAAACATTCATTACTGGGTGAGATGGGATGATCCGCCTCACTGTATGGAAAAGATCCAAGATGCCCTGTGAAGTTTGGATTGTACAAAGTGTAATTGCCTGTAACGGGAGCCACGCTTGGTTAGCAACCCTCTGGCACAGTGCGAGTCATTTTTCTCATTAACTAAAACTTGGCGACCTCATCATCAGAGCTGAACAGACCAAGTAGTAAACATTGCACTAGCTCTTAAAATATTTgcactttaaataaatagaacTTTATTTTATGATAGCATCTTTGCTAAGATTTAGTGAGCATGTATTGTTTGGCTGTGAGTAGCTACTGGGGCGGATTTAGCAGAAACACAAAGCTATGCTAATTGATATTTACCTCACGTACTGCACTTCTTAGCTACCTGGGCCACCAGCTGCACTGCAAATGTTATTGCAGAGTATGTTTGCCTCTACAAAATAGGTGAATgtaaaatgaaacaataaaaatctttaAATTGTTGATTTGAACAATCTGTGTGCAGTTTCTTGTCCATCATGATATATAACACACATCagggttaaagaaaaaaagaggatgaaCGAGGAGAAATCTAATGATCGCTTCATTGCTTCCATTTAAGGTATGTGGGGTCACTCAGTGGCCTGATGAGTTTGGACAGGAAATCCATTTATATTGAGGTTCTTATCCAAGCACTTTACAATGTGTCTCCTTCACGTGCACTGTCAGTCAAATGGCAGCTTGAATGCAAGGCACATGTCTCACCACCGGGAGCAATTTGAGGTTCAGTGTCTCAGGAGGACATGACATCAGGCACATGGAATCGACCCTGACTTTAATAGACAATTTGTTGTGTCTACTGAGACAAAGCCTCTGACTGTCTCCAAGCGAAGGAGTGAAAAGATTTCAAGAGTTTTTGCTGTTGCTGAAATATAGAAGTCTGTTGTTAGCTACATTAACATTGCAGCTAGGATAACGACATGTACTGTGCCACGATTCGACAAAGTCAACCAATGCAGAAGATGCAACGCAAACTCTTGGTTTTTCTGCAATAATGTGAGTATGCCTGTAATGTGTTGGAAGTTAAAATGCCAACATATACACAGTAACAAAAGCTttgtcccaattcaggggctgctACCTTCAAAGGCTCATACAAATGCAGTTGACAGATGCATTTTTCTATTTGTGAGCAATGAAGAATCCAACAAGTGAATCCTTCTCGGGATAACCTATCTGAGGATTCATTGCATAAATCGCATAAATCCACCATAGACATGACTGACTCATTTTGGTTCTGCTTTCACGGCCTATGAGGTCTATGAAGGTACAGCTCCTTAGACCAAGTTCTTCGACAGATGCGGCTTCTGAACTGGAACACAGCTTATGCCAACATTCTGACATTTAACAGGTGTAATATTTACCATGTTCGCAATCTGATATATCTAAACAAAAAGAGCAGCTGAGTTCAATGATAATAACATTTGTTTAGTAGCTATTTGATTAGATTAGATGGCAATCTATAaaatagttgttgagatatttcacgaAAAGTAACACAATGTTAGTGTCATGAAGGCGCTCAATGAAGTCACTGTAACAATGTAAAGTCAGTGGGATAGTTCCTCTGGGAACCATAAAAATCTAAACCAGATTTCATGCAAATCCGTCattcaatacatttaaaaaggcaGCGGGAACAGCTCAAAGTAGTGGAGTGATTAACCTCTGTGTGAAAGCAGGGGCGCTCACTCTGCAGCTACTTCTGGGGACCAAAGTTATTGTGTAAGTAGTAGAAGTCAcagatgatgagtgatgaatgTTTCAATCTGGAGTATTTGTGCTTTGCTCTGACTCACATGATCCAGGGTTTGCTGAGCAGAGAAGCTGCTGAGCAGTGAGCCGGCTCTGAGTGGGAGTGAGTTGGAGTTACTCCAACGCTGCAGAACAAGCCATGTTATCGTCATGGCAACTGACAGCATGTAATTAAAGTCAAGTTTATGGCGAGTCCAACATAATACAGGGATTGCTGCAAGTGACAAACTTGAGCCGTGAAAAGTAAATCACATCCCTATAGACGGCTTTGTcctgttattttatattttcaaagaGGAAAGAAATACCTCCTTGGCTGATGAAAGTTGATGATTTTAATGATTTGCTCGGTACACTCACCAACCCCATTACTCTGTGCCGCTGCAGATTTGGAGTCACAGCCATTAAATTAATAAGCAAAGTCTTGCTTGATGCActatgacatttatttttcatgctGAATTATGTATTTGGGATTTCAGTGCTGAAGtgattcagatgtttttttatgtgctCTGGATTGTGATGTTAACCCATTTGAAATTCACTTTGCATGGCATTTAGCAGCAATGCCATCTTATGTAAGAGCGGGGTCATAAATAGCAGCCAAGGCTTCCAGTTTGTCTGCCAGCGCTTTGGCAAGCACCACGATAGATCTGTGCGCAGTATGCTTTCGGTAGCAGGAATAATAATGGTAATAGCAGCTAGATGTTGGACCGACTGAGTGCTCAAAGAAACCAGCACATTCCACAGATGCTGGGCTCAACAGGTCAGGCAGGAGAATATCCTCATGAGGCAGAACATTAGGGGGGTACTGGCCTTGATTAAAGCGAAATTTACGTTCCCTTTCATTTCATGACAAGATAAACATTAGATGTAAAGGCAGAGAGAAGGGTGTTGCAAAGACAGCACACTGCAGGAAAGTGATTGAGCCCTTTCAATTTGTTTGCTCAGAAGATGACAGCGCTGTGTTCATTTCATCAAGCCACCCCGTCCTCTGCCTTTTTCTTCTGAGGATGACAAGAAATTAGGTGACCCTGTAACAACAGAGTATTTTGCCACACAATAAATCCGAAGCAATGGGAAGGACGCCGGCTCTCACTCGAATCTCATTCATCAGC is part of the Limanda limanda chromosome 9, fLimLim1.1, whole genome shotgun sequence genome and encodes:
- the hapln4 gene encoding LOW QUALITY PROTEIN: hyaluronan and proteoglycan link protein 4 (The sequence of the model RefSeq protein was modified relative to this genomic sequence to represent the inferred CDS: inserted 1 base in 1 codon), with the translated sequence MGLETEREGGRERKRKRGESCCRTTFSPAEEXKRLTAAHLLHLHITTAGIDMFPKWSQPLACGTMFFVVFILTFALSVTSLPADVEKGRRKVVHVLEDDTGAVIVQTAPGKVVTHRGGSITLPCRFHHEPENSDPDRIRIKWTKVTDALQFEDVFVALGRQQRVFGVYQGRVFLEQAGPGDASVIIQNVTLDDYGRYECEVTNDMEDDTGFVNLDLEGVVFPYYPREGRYRLNYLQAEDACKQQDAILASHSQLHKAWLEGLDWCNAGWLEDGSVQYPISHPRDECGRKDTPAGVRNYGYRHKEDERYDAFCFTSKLNGKVYFLKRFKKVNYAEAMKACIRDGSVAAKVGQLYAAWKFQLLDRCEAGWLEDGSIRYPIVNPRSRCGESQPGVRHLGFPDKKFRLYGVYCFLKNKDDKAGGSEMTKSRTDSLTRRKSSNSIPMNATSVI